In Helianthus annuus cultivar XRQ/B chromosome 9, HanXRQr2.0-SUNRISE, whole genome shotgun sequence, the following are encoded in one genomic region:
- the LOC110876938 gene encoding ethylene-responsive transcription factor ERF084, with protein sequence MNTLYCNNSSLPPQYVPFPQTEVFSEYDRPAVLEGIAAVVGERVLFGTTVVDKQADSVVDVRKETKSRSVSTGGSVEKSYRGVRKRPWGRWSAEIRDRIGRCRHWLGTFDTAEEAARAYDAAARRLRGSKARTNFEIPSVFPLSTNATPPPTLVKAKKRKSGSCSNSSSSNTSNKCHVVTSVSQLFSTTGPMAIGKKMNPSISTNQAIDHNDVELDLNLGGPLKTRALY encoded by the coding sequence ATGAACACCCTCTACTGTAACAACTCATCACTTCCACCTCAATATGTTCCTTTTCCACAAACTGAGGTTTTTTCGGAATACGACCGTCCTGCTGTTCTTGAAGGCATTGCTGCCGTTGTCGGAGAACGTGTGTTGTTTGGAACCACGGTGGTGGATAAGCAAGCAGATTCTGTTGTTGATGTCAGGAAAGAAACGAAATCTCGGTCGGTGAGTACCGGTGGAAGTGTGGAAAAAAGTTATAGAGGGGTGAGAAAGAGGCCTTGGGGGAGATGGTCAGCGGAGATACGTGACAGGATAGGACGGTGCAGGCACTGGCTAGGGACGTTTGATACAGCAGAGGAGGCCGCGCGTGCTTATGACGCTGCGGCAAGGAGACTAAGAGGGTCAAAAGCCAGGACCAACTTTGAGATACCATCGGTGTTCCCATTGTCTACCAACGCTACACCACCACCGACATTAGTTAAAGCAAAAAAGAGGAAGTCTGGAAGTTGTAgtaatagtagtagtagtaacACTAGCAACAAGTGTCACGTGGTGACTTCAGTGAGTCAACTTTTTAGTACTACTGGTCCGATGGCGATAGGGAAGAAGATGAACCCTAGCATTTCCACCAATCAAGCAATTGACCATAACGATGTAGAACTCGATTTGAATCTTGGTGGTCCTTTGAAAACACGAGCGCTTTATTAG
- the LOC110880057 gene encoding putative UPF0481 protein At3g02645, giving the protein MNTSSFTKPNITEDQWILNMRKSIVEHDDEEINKVPVSIFSVPNVLLATNPESYIPQQVALGPFHHWRPEVYDMQRYKLAAARRTQKYMNVSFERIVEVMKKKDEARIRACYHKFIDMSGDALIWMMAVDMAFLLEFLVVYSMKEQGRTTANELVTSAMSHLVDVTGKKLSHMVILRDLVMLENQIPLFLLKTMLEHQNKEVENHSAGETLKTMLTGLYRELSPFQEQELADVNINDCDHILDFFYHMTVPNLKENHNHDSRIEIEREGGHEKESGHPSSKLQRCMNSVGTMLSKTIAGIVWIIRKVIFGKPVRVMVKIPWKIISKLPIIKLLKGPIEEMLENLRGEGAEETKDENGEEKTPTIEEITIPSVMEMANAGILFSPVNGGISDIKFVVETSTLYLPVVKLDVNTEVYLRNLVAYEACVAAGPLVMARYTELMNGIIDTEEDAKYLRERGIVLNQLKSDKEVADLWNGMSKCVKLTKVVHMDKVIEDVNKRYNKTWRVKLSKFMKTYVFASWKILTLLAAMFMLFLTTVQALCSVYSCARVFHQLPEIPGSTGGAE; this is encoded by the coding sequence ATGAACACCTCCTCGTTCACTAAACCAAACATCACCGAGGATCAATGGATCCTAAACATGCGTAAATCCATCGTCGAACACGACGATGAAGAGATCAACAAAGTCCCCGTTTCTATATTCTCCGTCCCTAACGTACTCCTCGCTACTAATCCCGAATCATACATTCCACAACAAGTCGCGTTAGGCCCGTTCCACCACTGGCGACCCGAAGTATACGACATGCAAAGGTACAAACTCGCGGCTGCAAGAAGAACTCAAAAATACATGAACGTAAGCTTCGAACGTATCGTTGAGGTTATGAAGAAAAAGGACGAGGCTCGGATTCGCGCATGTTACCATAAGTTTATTGACATGTCTGGTGACGCGCTCATCTGGATGATGGCGGTTGACATGGCGTTTTTACTCGAGTTTCTTGTGGTGTATTCCATGAAAGAACAAGGTAGAACAACAGCTAACGAATTAGTAACATCTGCTATGTCTCATCTAGTGGATGTTACTGGGAAGAAACTATCCCACATGGTGATTCTTCGTGACTTGGTGATGCTTGAAAATCAGATACCTCTCTTCTTACTCAAAACGATGCTGGAGCATCAGAACAAAGAGGTCGAGAATCACTCGGCCGGAGAGACGCTGAAGACAATGCTCACAGGGTTGTACCGCGAGCTCTCTCCGTTTCAAGAACAAGAGCTCGCTGATGTTAATATCAACGACTGCGATCATATTCTCGACTTTTTCTACCACATGACCGTGCCAAACCTTAAAGAAAACCATAATCATGACTCTAGAATTGAGATCGAGCGTGAAGGTGGTCACGAAAAGGAGTCTGGTCATCCCAGCAGCAAACTTCAACGGTGTATGAACTCTGTCGGGACAATGTTATCGAAAACAATCGCGGGTATAGTATGGATCATCAGGAAGGTAATATTCGGGAAACCGGTCAGGGTCATGGTGAAAATTCCGTGGAAGATCATATCTAAACTTCCAATAATCAAACTCTTGAAAGGGCCAATAGAGGAGATGCTTGAAAACTTACGCGGTGAAGGAGCGGAGGAAACAAAGGACGAAAACGGGGAGGAGAAGACCCCGACGATAGAAGAAATCACGATCCCGTCGGTTATGGAAATGGCGAATGCGGGGATTCTTTTCTCACCGGTTAATGGTGGAATATCCGACATTAAGTTTGTTGTCGAAACGTCTACGCTTTACCTCCCGGTGGTCAAGTTGGATGTGAACACCGAGGTTTATTTGAGAAACTTGGTGGCGTATGAAGCGTGCGTTGCGGCAGGACCATTAGTGATGGCGCGTTACACTGAGTTGATGAACGGGATTATTGATACCGAAGAAGACGCAAAGTATTTGCGCGAAAGAGGCATAGTTTTGAATCAGTTGAAGAGTGATAAAGAGGTTGCGGACTTATGGAATGGAATGAGTAAATGTGTGAAATTGACTAAAGTGGTACACATGGATAAAGTGATTGAAGATGTGAACAAGAGGTATAATAAAACATGGAGGGTGAAACTCTCCAAGTTCATGAAGACATATGTCTTTGCATCATGGAAGATTTTAACGTTGTTGGCTGCTATGTTTATGTTGTTCTTGACGACGGTACAAGCTTTATGCTCCGTGTATAGCTGCGCTCGGGTGTTCCATCAGCTCCCGGAAATTCCTGGATCTACCGGGGGCGCCGAGTGA